In the Hyphomonadaceae bacterium BL14 genome, one interval contains:
- the mutS gene encoding DNA mismatch repair protein MutS has product MTRPADPDTLMQRAFPTPEGATPMMVQFLELRAQAPAEALLFYRMGDFYELFFDDAVRAAEALDIALTKRGEHQGEPIPMCGVPVHHAQSYLSRLIKAGFKVAVGEQIEDPAEAKKRGAKSVVRRAITRIVTPGTLTEEDLLDARSANRIASLARLADGTRALAWADVTDGTFASTALSTDEALEAELAALNPSELLCADEDARLAAMLAPSAAITARARAKFDPGAGERRLKQRFEVQSLEAFGDFTRAQIAALGALLDYLELSQAGAPARLTPPRSERAGGVMAIDPAARASLEIERTLTGARKGSLIEAIDRTVTAPGARLLAERLARPSMNAGEIHARLDAVAWFAGDRAVRASVRERLKAAGDPARCLTRLLLGRGGPRDLAQLARALKEGERLIAAFARERLANPPASLAAALDALSLAARPELAALVADAERALIAEPPLLARDGGFVAPGWDPALDEARSLRDQSRRVVAGLQKTYADQTGVAGLKVKHNNVLGYFIEVTARHGDALMGDQAFIHRQTMANAVRFSTPELGELEAKIAQAGERALAMELEAFEAFRARVEAEASAIRAAASALAALDLAAANAEWAAQSGASRPEVDDSFVFEVEGGRHPVVEAALARTGEGRFTPNACTLDGAGKTHPRLMLVTGPNMAGKSTFLRQNALIAVMAQAGLYVPASKARIGLVDRLFSRVGAADDLSRGRSTFMAEMIETAAILNQAGPRALVILDEIGRGTATFDGLSIAWAAVEHLHAVNRCRALFATHYHELTRLVDALEAAGNCSLRAKEWKGELVFLHEVQPGPADRSYGVEVARRAGLPSAAVARAREILDRLESDGAPAAALADLPLFSAAPPAPAPKPSQVEARLKSVDPDGLSPKDALELIYALKGMV; this is encoded by the coding sequence ATGACCCGTCCCGCCGATCCCGACACGCTGATGCAGCGCGCCTTCCCCACGCCGGAGGGGGCCACGCCCATGATGGTGCAGTTTCTCGAGCTGCGGGCGCAGGCCCCGGCGGAAGCGCTGCTGTTCTACCGCATGGGCGATTTCTACGAGCTGTTCTTTGACGACGCCGTGCGCGCCGCCGAGGCGCTGGACATCGCCCTGACCAAGCGCGGCGAGCATCAGGGCGAGCCCATCCCCATGTGCGGCGTGCCGGTCCACCACGCCCAGAGCTATCTGTCGCGCCTGATCAAGGCGGGTTTCAAGGTCGCCGTGGGCGAGCAGATCGAGGACCCGGCGGAAGCAAAAAAGCGCGGCGCCAAATCGGTCGTGCGCCGGGCCATCACCCGCATCGTCACGCCGGGCACGCTGACCGAAGAAGACCTTCTGGATGCGCGCAGCGCCAACCGTATCGCATCGCTGGCCCGTCTGGCCGACGGCACGCGGGCGCTGGCCTGGGCCGATGTGACTGACGGCACATTCGCGTCTACGGCGCTCAGCACAGACGAGGCGCTGGAGGCCGAGCTGGCGGCGCTGAACCCGTCCGAGCTTCTGTGCGCGGACGAGGATGCGCGCCTGGCCGCCATGCTGGCCCCGTCCGCGGCGATCACGGCGCGCGCGCGGGCCAAGTTCGATCCGGGCGCAGGCGAACGCCGGCTCAAGCAGCGCTTCGAGGTGCAGAGCCTGGAGGCGTTCGGCGATTTCACCCGCGCGCAGATCGCCGCGCTGGGCGCGCTGCTCGACTATCTGGAACTCTCGCAAGCAGGCGCGCCCGCCCGCCTGACGCCGCCGCGCTCTGAACGCGCGGGCGGGGTGATGGCCATCGATCCGGCGGCCCGCGCCAGCCTGGAGATCGAGCGCACGCTGACCGGCGCGCGCAAGGGCTCCCTCATCGAAGCCATTGACCGCACGGTGACCGCCCCCGGCGCCCGCCTGCTGGCTGAGCGTCTGGCGCGCCCGTCCATGAACGCAGGCGAGATCCATGCGCGGCTGGACGCCGTGGCCTGGTTCGCCGGGGACCGGGCCGTGCGCGCCAGCGTGCGCGAGCGCCTGAAGGCCGCCGGGGACCCGGCGCGCTGCCTGACCCGGCTTCTGCTGGGGCGAGGCGGGCCGCGCGATCTGGCCCAGCTGGCGCGCGCCCTGAAGGAGGGCGAGCGCCTGATTGCGGCGTTCGCCAGGGAACGCCTCGCCAACCCGCCCGCCAGCCTTGCCGCGGCGCTGGATGCGCTGTCTCTCGCGGCGCGGCCTGAACTGGCGGCTCTGGTGGCGGATGCTGAACGCGCGCTGATCGCCGAACCGCCCCTGCTGGCGCGTGATGGCGGTTTCGTTGCGCCGGGCTGGGACCCGGCGCTGGACGAGGCGCGCAGCCTGCGCGACCAGTCGCGGCGGGTGGTGGCGGGCCTGCAGAAAACCTATGCCGACCAGACCGGCGTGGCGGGCCTGAAGGTCAAGCACAACAATGTGCTGGGCTATTTCATCGAGGTGACGGCACGCCATGGCGACGCGCTGATGGGCGACCAGGCCTTCATCCACCGCCAGACGATGGCCAATGCGGTGCGCTTCTCCACCCCGGAGCTTGGGGAACTGGAAGCCAAAATCGCTCAGGCTGGCGAGCGTGCCCTGGCCATGGAGCTGGAGGCGTTTGAAGCCTTCCGCGCGCGGGTCGAGGCTGAAGCGAGCGCCATCCGCGCCGCGGCGTCCGCGCTGGCGGCGCTGGACCTGGCCGCTGCGAACGCTGAATGGGCCGCGCAAAGCGGCGCGTCCCGGCCCGAGGTGGATGACTCATTCGTCTTCGAGGTGGAGGGCGGGCGCCATCCGGTGGTGGAAGCGGCGCTGGCACGCACGGGAGAGGGCCGCTTCACGCCCAATGCCTGCACGCTGGATGGCGCGGGCAAGACCCATCCGCGCCTGATGCTGGTTACGGGCCCAAACATGGCGGGCAAATCCACCTTTCTGCGCCAGAATGCGCTGATCGCGGTGATGGCCCAGGCAGGGTTGTATGTCCCCGCGAGCAAGGCGCGCATCGGCCTGGTGGACCGGTTGTTCTCGCGCGTGGGCGCGGCGGATGATCTGTCGCGCGGACGCTCCACCTTCATGGCCGAGATGATCGAGACCGCCGCCATCCTCAACCAGGCCGGGCCGCGCGCGCTGGTGATCCTCGACGAGATCGGGCGCGGCACGGCGACGTTTGACGGCCTGTCCATCGCCTGGGCCGCGGTGGAGCATCTGCACGCGGTCAATCGCTGCCGCGCCCTGTTCGCCACCCATTATCATGAGCTGACGCGGCTGGTGGACGCGTTGGAGGCCGCAGGCAATTGCTCGTTGCGGGCCAAGGAATGGAAGGGCGAGCTGGTCTTCCTGCACGAGGTCCAGCCCGGCCCCGCCGACCGCTCCTACGGCGTGGAGGTGGCCCGCCGCGCCGGGCTTCCCTCCGCCGCCGTGGCCCGGGCCCGCGAAATCCTCGACCGCTTGGAATCCGACGGCGCCCCCGCCGCGGCGCTGGCCGACCTCCCCCTCTTCTCCGCCGCCCCGCCCGCCCCGGCGCCCAAGCCCAGCCAGGTGGAGGCCCGCCTCAAAAGCGTCGACCCGGACGGCCTCAGCCCGAAAGACGCGCTGGAGCTGATCTATGCGCTGAAGGGGATGGTTTAG
- the addA gene encoding double-strand break repair helicase AddA, which produces MSTDVTSPGFDPIVVDAASQAQRDAADPARSVFVEANAGSGKTRVLVDRVARLLLGGAAPERILCVTFTKAAAGEMQTRLFRKLGDWSVMPDAQLRADMAALSGGEEAAHDLAAARQLFARALETPGGLKIQTLHAFCESLLRRFPLEAGLPPGFEVQDDAVKGVITDEALQAVWGEAAHAPDGALAHAIAQALDAGADAPGDIAAFALARRHELRACLDAAGSLDALMNRASAALKVAPDAHEASALEEAWDDTPVDDLEAALSAFQAGTSKTENKSAAALAGVLESATVSGEDAISDYLDFVLTKSGTFKKPGSFYGKALGERYRILATLYGDDGNEMHRIMDEVLPAIAAARANAATRAALKIGFAAIEAYEARLKRLRRVDFADLVVRARALLTDAELSAWVLYKLDEGLDHVLVDEAQDTAPDQWAVINALTEEFFSGSGARADGPLRTVFCVGDEKQSIYSFQKADPRQFLAQRARLEAETRGAGLAFASPALDASFRSAPEILRAVDDAFMAEKAALEAAEPDDAGAVLERKFLMSDPETETPRDPLPFHRYPPHRAARQGMPGCVEIWPAIPRPEGLEADTLEIEPVDAREERSERNQLAQAVADEIAAIIARGDGVWEEGKPWHLRPARAGDILVLVRRRSGGLFEEIIRRLKLNGVPVAGADRMTLPDQLVVEDLLSLGRFALLPEDDLALAEVLKSPVFHPVSSPLPPIDDDALFDLSQRPGRRLWDKLRHSDDPRFAEARMALDAVRGRVETDAPYALFAGFLTGASATGESRLSRLYARLGEEARDPVEEFLSRALAHEREGAPSLARFITALAADDGQIKREMEAGRGEVRVMTVHGAKGLEAPIVFLPDTTQMPKNKSGGLYAHPDAGLIWAPDSSVPPRLVASMKERAELDQDGEYIRLLYVALTRARDRLVVCGHRHGHGTGDVSAGSWYDRCARTWRGPDWRPFRTPVNAMADRHGWLSEPGLRLGPDPQQLGKAQEAAAHEALPAWARAPVPAEPAAPRAAAPSRLLEDEAGGFAPVSLSPLAEGGEARFRRGALIHKLLQTLPDLPRERRAASAARYLAAQADLTDAQRTEIAAETFKVLDDPAFAPLFGPGSRAEVSVSGRAPGLPEDVVINGQIDRLVVTGHAILIVDYKTNRPPPHDVADVPLTYLAQMAAYRALLQGLHAGRPVRCALLWTDGPRLMELPETLLDDTLARIGKARRA; this is translated from the coding sequence ATGAGCACAGATGTGACATCGCCGGGCTTTGATCCGATTGTCGTCGACGCGGCCAGCCAGGCCCAGCGCGACGCCGCCGATCCGGCGCGCAGCGTGTTCGTGGAGGCCAATGCCGGATCGGGCAAGACGCGCGTCCTGGTAGACCGGGTGGCGCGCCTGCTGCTGGGCGGCGCCGCGCCCGAACGCATACTGTGTGTGACCTTCACCAAGGCCGCCGCGGGCGAGATGCAGACGCGCCTGTTCCGCAAGCTGGGCGACTGGTCGGTCATGCCGGATGCGCAATTGCGTGCCGACATGGCCGCGCTGTCGGGCGGAGAGGAGGCGGCCCATGATCTGGCCGCCGCGCGTCAGCTGTTCGCCCGCGCGCTGGAGACGCCGGGCGGTCTGAAAATCCAGACCCTGCATGCGTTCTGCGAAAGCCTCTTGCGGCGCTTCCCGCTGGAGGCCGGCCTGCCGCCGGGCTTTGAGGTTCAGGACGATGCGGTGAAGGGCGTCATCACCGACGAGGCGCTGCAAGCGGTCTGGGGTGAAGCGGCGCACGCGCCCGACGGCGCGCTGGCACACGCCATTGCCCAGGCGCTGGACGCCGGAGCCGATGCGCCGGGCGATATCGCCGCCTTTGCGCTGGCCCGCCGGCATGAGCTGCGCGCCTGTCTGGACGCGGCCGGTTCGCTGGACGCGCTGATGAACCGGGCGAGCGCAGCGCTGAAAGTCGCGCCGGATGCGCACGAAGCCTCCGCGCTGGAAGAGGCCTGGGACGACACGCCCGTCGATGATCTGGAAGCAGCGCTGTCCGCGTTCCAGGCCGGGACCTCGAAGACTGAAAACAAGAGCGCCGCAGCGCTCGCCGGCGTGCTGGAATCCGCCACGGTGTCGGGCGAAGACGCGATCTCGGACTATCTCGACTTCGTGCTGACCAAAAGCGGCACGTTCAAGAAACCCGGCAGCTTCTACGGCAAGGCGCTGGGCGAGCGTTACCGCATCCTGGCCACGCTCTATGGCGATGACGGCAATGAAATGCACCGCATCATGGACGAGGTGCTGCCCGCCATCGCCGCAGCGCGCGCCAACGCCGCCACGCGCGCCGCGCTGAAGATCGGTTTTGCGGCCATCGAGGCCTATGAGGCGCGCCTCAAACGCCTGCGCCGGGTCGATTTCGCCGATCTGGTGGTGCGCGCCCGCGCGCTCCTGACCGATGCGGAGCTGAGCGCCTGGGTGCTCTACAAGCTCGATGAGGGGCTGGATCATGTGCTGGTCGACGAGGCCCAGGACACCGCGCCCGACCAGTGGGCTGTCATCAATGCGCTGACGGAGGAATTTTTCTCCGGGTCCGGCGCCCGCGCCGACGGCCCGCTGCGCACCGTGTTCTGCGTGGGCGACGAGAAACAATCCATCTACTCCTTCCAGAAGGCTGATCCGCGCCAGTTCCTGGCCCAGCGCGCAAGGCTTGAAGCCGAAACCCGGGGCGCAGGCCTCGCTTTCGCCAGCCCGGCGCTGGATGCGTCTTTCCGCTCCGCGCCGGAAATCCTGCGGGCGGTGGATGACGCCTTCATGGCCGAGAAGGCCGCGCTGGAGGCGGCGGAGCCGGATGACGCAGGGGCGGTGCTGGAACGCAAATTCCTGATGTCGGATCCCGAGACCGAAACGCCCCGCGACCCTCTGCCCTTCCATCGCTATCCGCCCCACCGCGCGGCGCGTCAGGGCATGCCCGGCTGCGTCGAGATCTGGCCCGCCATTCCGCGCCCCGAAGGTCTGGAAGCCGACACGCTGGAGATCGAGCCGGTGGATGCGCGCGAGGAGCGCTCCGAGCGCAACCAGCTGGCCCAGGCGGTGGCGGACGAAATCGCTGCCATTATCGCCCGCGGCGATGGCGTGTGGGAGGAAGGCAAACCCTGGCACCTGCGCCCTGCCCGCGCGGGCGACATCCTGGTTCTGGTGCGCCGGCGCAGCGGCGGTCTGTTCGAGGAGATCATCCGCAGGCTGAAGCTCAATGGCGTGCCGGTGGCCGGCGCTGACCGCATGACCCTGCCGGACCAGCTCGTGGTGGAGGATTTGCTGTCGCTGGGCCGGTTCGCCCTGTTGCCCGAAGACGATCTGGCGCTGGCCGAAGTGCTCAAAAGCCCGGTCTTCCATCCGGTCTCCAGCCCGCTGCCACCCATTGATGACGACGCCCTGTTCGATCTCAGCCAGCGGCCCGGACGGCGGTTGTGGGACAAGCTGCGCCATAGCGATGATCCGCGCTTTGCCGAGGCCCGCATGGCGCTGGACGCCGTCCGCGGACGGGTCGAGACCGACGCGCCCTACGCCTTGTTTGCCGGCTTCCTGACCGGCGCGTCGGCAACCGGCGAGAGCCGCCTGTCGCGCCTCTATGCCCGGCTGGGCGAGGAGGCGCGCGATCCGGTGGAGGAATTTCTGAGCCGGGCTTTGGCCCATGAGCGCGAGGGCGCGCCGTCGCTGGCGCGCTTCATCACGGCACTGGCGGCGGACGATGGCCAGATCAAGCGCGAGATGGAGGCCGGGCGCGGCGAGGTGCGGGTCATGACCGTACACGGCGCCAAGGGTCTGGAAGCGCCCATCGTCTTCCTGCCCGACACCACCCAGATGCCGAAGAACAAGTCCGGCGGGCTCTATGCTCACCCGGACGCCGGGTTGATCTGGGCGCCGGATTCCTCTGTGCCGCCCCGTCTGGTGGCGTCGATGAAGGAACGCGCCGAGCTGGATCAGGACGGCGAGTATATCCGGCTGCTTTACGTCGCCCTGACGCGGGCGCGCGACCGGCTGGTCGTGTGCGGGCACCGCCATGGCCACGGCACCGGCGATGTCAGCGCCGGCAGCTGGTATGACCGGTGCGCGCGGACCTGGAGAGGGCCGGACTGGCGGCCTTTCAGGACGCCGGTCAATGCGATGGCCGACCGCCATGGCTGGCTGTCCGAGCCCGGCCTGCGCCTGGGACCCGATCCGCAGCAGCTGGGCAAGGCGCAAGAGGCCGCCGCGCACGAGGCCCTGCCCGCCTGGGCGCGCGCGCCTGTCCCCGCGGAGCCGGCGGCACCGCGCGCCGCGGCACCTTCACGCCTGCTGGAAGACGAGGCGGGCGGGTTTGCGCCGGTGTCGCTATCCCCGCTGGCCGAGGGTGGCGAGGCGCGCTTCCGGCGCGGGGCGCTGATCCACAAGCTGTTGCAGACCCTGCCCGATCTGCCGCGCGAGCGCCGCGCCGCCTCCGCCGCCCGCTATCTGGCCGCGCAGGCCGACCTCACCGACGCGCAGCGCACGGAGATCGCGGCGGAAACCTTCAAGGTGCTCGACGATCCGGCGTTTGCGCCGCTGTTTGGCCCGGGCTCGCGCGCCGAAGTGTCGGTGTCCGGCCGGGCGCCGGGACTGCCGGAGGATGTGGTGATCAACGGCCAGATCGACCGGCTGGTGGTGACCGGTCACGCAATCCTGATCGTGGACTACAAGACCAACCGCCCGCCGCCGCACGACGTGGCGGATGTGCCGCTCACCTATCTGGCCCAGATGGCGGCGTACCGCGCACTCCTGCAGGGCCTGCATGCCGGCAGGCCAGTGCGTTGCGCCCTGCTCTGGACCGATGGTCCGCGCCTGATGGAGCTGCCTGAGACGCTTCTGGACGACACGCTGGCGCGGATCGGCAAAGCCCGGCGCGCTTGA
- the trxA gene encoding thioredoxin TrxA, whose protein sequence is MATKTVTDDSFDADVLKADGPVLVDFWAEWCGPCRQIAPALEDISNDMAGKLTVAKVNIDENPMAPSKYGVRGIPTMILFKNGEIAATKVGALPKSKLVEWVQGEI, encoded by the coding sequence ATGGCGACCAAGACGGTGACCGACGATTCCTTTGATGCCGACGTGCTCAAGGCTGACGGCCCGGTGCTGGTGGATTTCTGGGCCGAATGGTGCGGGCCCTGCCGCCAAATCGCCCCGGCACTGGAAGATATTTCCAACGACATGGCCGGCAAGCTGACCGTGGCCAAGGTCAATATCGACGAAAATCCGATGGCACCCAGCAAGTATGGCGTGCGCGGCATCCCCACCATGATCCTGTTCAAGAACGGCGAGATCGCCGCCACCAAGGTCGGTGCCCTGCCCAAAAGCAAGCTGGTCGAGTGGGTGCAAGGCGAAATTTGA
- a CDS encoding beta-lactamase family protein translates to MAASILIALAGALALAGAQDAPLPEAQAPVPAVRELPERDLNGLEAFTDGLAAAFLSEHDIPGLIVSVVQGDDVLAKGYGLSDVEAGRAADGETVRFEIGSVSKTFIWTAVMMLEAEGVLDLHADVNTYLTGFQAGHGGEPITLAQLMSHRPGLEDSFAIFLPQFAAFDRPEALARTQPRQVMGRGEATAYSNWGSVLAAQVVEDVSGLSYGEFLYTRILQPLGMNATTFLEADARPDQPPLSVSYRIRSGAAEPVERLDIGAFGPAGSMASTAADMARWMRFHLNGGELDGVRLMPAQTHARMLTRLYDDRSGGADMAHGFMHWRVDGVDVFGHGGFINEFMTLMAFAPELGAGVFVSQNAAPAITPAVRVSNLILARLIEDAGLAGPVPSAPADAIERAEAAAGRYIANRRVHTGVERIFAAGAMLSVTADDTGALTADTASGQERWVPVGADVWQDRHGARIIALRGPDGSVTGLSDSLGTQTWERVGLSTDPNLLFAAAGGALLLSLTTWLGLWRRLAAPSAAVTGRGRAISIFNLAAAALVTAFLASLGAAMAAMSDFTLELMMNYPPPALRVAMALAGAVVVAAVLAVTALVPAIAMSGWSVWRKLHHALFAAALAFLAWALINWGLAFGGHAGG, encoded by the coding sequence ATGGCGGCATCGATACTGATCGCATTGGCCGGCGCGCTGGCGCTGGCGGGCGCGCAGGACGCCCCGCTGCCCGAGGCTCAGGCACCGGTGCCCGCCGTGCGTGAGCTGCCGGAGCGTGACCTCAATGGCCTCGAGGCCTTCACCGACGGGCTGGCCGCGGCCTTCCTGTCCGAGCACGACATTCCCGGCCTGATCGTCTCGGTGGTGCAGGGCGATGATGTCCTCGCCAAGGGTTATGGCCTGAGCGATGTCGAGGCGGGCCGCGCGGCGGACGGGGAGACCGTGCGCTTCGAAATCGGCTCGGTGTCGAAAACCTTCATCTGGACCGCGGTGATGATGCTGGAGGCCGAAGGTGTCCTGGACCTGCATGCGGATGTGAACACCTACCTCACAGGCTTTCAGGCCGGGCATGGCGGTGAGCCGATCACGCTGGCCCAGCTGATGAGCCACCGGCCGGGGCTGGAGGACAGTTTTGCGATCTTCCTGCCGCAGTTCGCTGCCTTCGACCGGCCCGAGGCGCTGGCGCGCACGCAGCCGCGCCAGGTGATGGGACGGGGGGAGGCCACCGCCTATTCCAACTGGGGCTCGGTGCTGGCCGCCCAGGTCGTGGAGGACGTCTCGGGCCTCAGCTATGGCGAGTTCCTCTACACCCGCATTCTTCAGCCGCTGGGCATGAATGCGACCACGTTTCTGGAAGCTGACGCCCGCCCCGATCAGCCGCCGCTTTCGGTGAGCTATCGCATTCGTTCCGGCGCTGCAGAGCCGGTCGAGCGCCTCGATATCGGCGCGTTCGGCCCTGCGGGCTCCATGGCCTCGACCGCTGCCGACATGGCGCGCTGGATGCGCTTTCATCTGAACGGCGGCGAGCTGGACGGGGTGCGCCTCATGCCGGCCCAGACCCATGCGCGCATGCTCACCCGGCTCTATGACGACCGTTCCGGCGGTGCCGACATGGCCCACGGCTTCATGCACTGGCGCGTCGATGGCGTGGACGTGTTCGGCCATGGCGGTTTCATCAATGAGTTCATGACCCTGATGGCCTTTGCGCCGGAGCTGGGCGCGGGCGTGTTCGTGTCCCAGAACGCCGCGCCGGCCATAACGCCCGCCGTCCGCGTCTCCAATCTCATCCTGGCCCGTCTGATCGAAGACGCGGGTCTCGCCGGGCCGGTGCCGTCTGCGCCCGCAGATGCGATTGAGCGGGCCGAGGCAGCGGCGGGACGCTATATCGCCAACCGGCGGGTGCATACGGGCGTGGAGCGCATTTTCGCCGCCGGCGCGATGTTGAGCGTGACGGCGGACGACACCGGCGCCCTGACGGCGGACACGGCTTCGGGACAGGAGCGGTGGGTGCCCGTCGGCGCCGATGTGTGGCAGGACCGCCATGGCGCACGCATTATCGCATTGCGCGGCCCGGACGGCTCAGTCACCGGCCTGTCCGACTCGCTCGGCACGCAGACCTGGGAGCGGGTGGGCCTGTCGACCGATCCCAATCTTCTGTTCGCGGCGGCGGGCGGTGCCTTGCTCCTGTCCCTGACCACCTGGCTTGGCCTGTGGCGGCGCCTCGCCGCGCCGTCCGCAGCTGTAACCGGGCGCGGGCGGGCGATCTCGATCTTCAATCTTGCCGCTGCGGCGCTGGTGACCGCTTTCCTGGCGAGCCTCGGCGCGGCGATGGCCGCCATGTCTGACTTCACGCTTGAACTGATGATGAACTATCCGCCGCCCGCACTGCGTGTGGCGATGGCGCTGGCCGGCGCGGTGGTCGTCGCGGCGGTGCTGGCGGTTACAGCGCTGGTTCCGGCCATCGCCATGTCGGGTTGGTCGGTCTGGCGCAAGCTGCACCATGCTCTGTTCGCCGCTGCGCTGGCGTTTCTGGCCTGGGCGCTGATCAATTGGGGCCTCGCCTTTGGCGGGCATGCCGGAGGCTGA
- a CDS encoding carboxylesterase family protein, with protein MIRTITAMLALGALVSGCAGGPETPVADAATQRTIAQGQIIGFSRDGAIDGASAHIWQGVPFAAAPQGDLRWRAPRPAQAWEGVREALAHPDPCPQVANALSAAASGASPGDLIGSEDCLQMDIYAPASAGPDNAALPVMVWIHGGSNVWGHASQYDGAALAAAENVVVAVVQYRLGPLGFFAHPLIEADARTPEDAAANFALLDLIAALDWVQDNIAQFGGDASRVTIFGESAGGHNVAGLLASPLASGLFHRAIIQSGSFTSISLDEAQSAAENNAVDAAARFAGAGADADTVRGANLADIYLAYGGGGPLGDLPRMIADGVSLPRDGLIGAFARAEGFNAVPLITGTNRDETKLFNAFVETLTRRRLGVLFSPREPDFYDALSDYQGRMWRVRAVDEPAATMRTGGHDAIWAYRFDWDEGGSFLTMDLSRVLGAAHAMEIPFIFNNFDFFGQIDSILFNRRNREGREALAQSMGAYWAAFARDGAPGDAGGPAWPVFEADGPLMRFDTPQDGGPALMTGADTRAAIIADLGQDPRLDAEQRCQIARALGFWGEEAGAEILGGLGCEAG; from the coding sequence ATGATCCGCACCATCACCGCCATGCTCGCACTGGGCGCGCTTGTGTCCGGCTGTGCCGGAGGCCCTGAGACGCCCGTGGCGGATGCGGCGACGCAGCGCACCATCGCGCAAGGCCAGATTATCGGCTTCAGCCGCGACGGTGCGATTGACGGTGCCAGCGCCCATATCTGGCAGGGCGTGCCCTTCGCAGCGGCACCGCAGGGCGATCTGCGCTGGCGCGCCCCGCGTCCGGCACAGGCGTGGGAGGGTGTGCGCGAGGCGCTGGCCCATCCCGATCCCTGCCCCCAGGTGGCCAATGCCCTGTCGGCGGCGGCCAGCGGAGCCAGCCCGGGCGATCTGATCGGATCGGAAGACTGCCTTCAGATGGACATTTACGCGCCCGCCAGTGCCGGTCCGGACAATGCGGCCCTGCCCGTGATGGTATGGATCCACGGCGGCTCCAACGTCTGGGGCCATGCCAGCCAGTATGACGGCGCGGCGTTGGCGGCGGCTGAAAATGTGGTGGTGGCCGTGGTCCAGTACCGGCTGGGCCCGCTGGGCTTTTTCGCCCACCCGCTGATCGAGGCAGATGCCCGGACGCCCGAGGACGCGGCGGCCAATTTCGCCCTGCTGGACCTGATCGCGGCGCTGGACTGGGTGCAGGACAATATCGCCCAGTTTGGCGGCGATGCCTCACGCGTGACGATTTTCGGCGAAAGCGCAGGCGGGCATAATGTGGCGGGCCTTCTGGCCTCGCCGCTGGCCTCGGGCCTGTTTCACCGGGCGATCATCCAGTCAGGCAGTTTCACCTCGATCAGCCTGGACGAGGCGCAATCGGCCGCGGAGAATAATGCCGTCGACGCCGCGGCCCGCTTCGCCGGGGCCGGCGCGGACGCGGATACGGTGCGCGGCGCGAACCTGGCGGACATATACCTTGCCTATGGCGGCGGCGGGCCGCTGGGCGACCTGCCACGCATGATCGCGGACGGGGTGAGCCTGCCGCGCGACGGGCTGATCGGCGCGTTCGCGCGCGCTGAGGGGTTCAATGCCGTGCCGCTGATCACCGGCACCAATCGCGACGAAACCAAGCTGTTCAACGCCTTTGTCGAGACCCTCACCCGCCGGCGGCTGGGTGTATTGTTCAGCCCGCGCGAGCCGGATTTCTATGATGCGCTGTCAGACTATCAGGGCCGCATGTGGCGCGTGCGCGCAGTGGATGAGCCGGCGGCGACCATGCGCACAGGCGGACATGATGCCATCTGGGCCTACCGGTTTGACTGGGATGAGGGCGGGTCATTCCTGACCATGGATTTGTCGCGCGTACTCGGCGCCGCCCACGCCATGGAAATCCCGTTCATCTTCAATAATTTCGACTTCTTCGGCCAGATTGACTCCATCCTGTTCAACCGGCGCAATCGCGAGGGCCGCGAGGCGTTGGCGCAGTCCATGGGGGCGTATTGGGCCGCGTTTGCGCGCGATGGCGCACCGGGCGATGCGGGCGGGCCAGCCTGGCCGGTCTTTGAGGCCGATGGTCCGCTGATGCGCTTTGATACGCCGCAAGATGGCGGGCCGGCGCTGATGACGGGTGCCGACACGCGCGCGGCCATTATCGCCGATCTGGGGCAGGACCCGCGCCTCGACGCCGAACAGCGCTGCCAGATCGCCCGCGCCCTGGGATTCTGGGGCGAGGAGGCGGGCGCGGAGATTCTCGGCGGTCTGGGGTGTGAGGCGGGCTAG
- a CDS encoding acyl-CoA thioesterase, with protein MRPDAFRLTRETYPVSVIVPSRFRDLDTLGHLNNVALGSFYEEGRAQLNRAAFPQEMRHESGLRMLIADVHIAYLAEAHYPGDIEVAAGVGHIGRSSYTIALALFQNGACVGTCETVLVVTDDNGAVEIPPAQRAALEGLRLKGS; from the coding sequence ATGAGACCTGATGCCTTCCGCCTGACGCGCGAGACCTACCCGGTCTCGGTCATCGTGCCTTCGCGCTTTCGCGATCTCGACACGCTGGGCCATCTTAACAATGTGGCGCTGGGATCGTTCTATGAAGAGGGCCGCGCCCAGCTCAACCGTGCGGCTTTCCCCCAGGAAATGCGCCATGAGAGCGGGCTGCGCATGCTGATCGCCGACGTGCACATCGCGTATCTGGCCGAGGCGCATTACCCCGGCGATATCGAGGTGGCAGCCGGGGTGGGCCATATCGGCCGGTCAAGCTACACCATTGCGCTGGCCCTGTTCCAGAACGGGGCCTGCGTGGGCACGTGTGAAACCGTGCTGGTGGTCACCGATGACAATGGCGCGGTGGAGATCCCGCCCGCCCAGCGCGCGGCGCTGGAGGGGCTGAGACTCAAAGGCAGCTGA